The following nucleotide sequence is from Vidua chalybeata isolate OUT-0048 chromosome 18, bVidCha1 merged haplotype, whole genome shotgun sequence.
CTTCCAGAGGCCACTTCTTCCCGCGGCACAGCCCGCTGACAAGCCCAGTTTGGCAGTGGATGGCCCCATTCTGCATAGCTCTGTTGCAGCCCATTGACGTGGCATGAAATCTTTATCAGAGAAATCCAAGAAAGAATGGAAAGGGCTGGTTTGTGTGGGAACACTTCCAGCTTGGAATTGGCACGGATGGAACAGAGTTCCAGGGATCTGCATAAAGATTTCAGCCGTGCTGTATTGATCTCTTAATGATGAAAGTAGATGTAGACACCTGAAATGTCTATCATCACATCTTCAAATTTCTAGCCCCTTCCAAGCTTCTCATTGCCAAAGATTTGTCACCTGTCTCTGATCTCACACCTTAATCCCAGCTCAAATTTGCCTCCCGAGCGATTTCCCACCTGGCCAGACCCTTACAAAGGgtccccccctgccccagccttaTGGACGTAGAGTTTGTGATGTCCATAGAACAGGTGGCttcaggggacacccagggcagGTAGGGGAACTCGGCCCACCTTAGCATGCTGTGGTGATGGATTTCAGTGTCTCCAGCAGGTAAGGAGCTCGATGTTATTAACGTGCCCTTTTTCATTGCCTCGAtgatttgatatttttatgaaaatggaaaactttTTAACATGCTTTGTCGCATTTATATGCTACAGGTTACAAAGTGAGAGCCTTGTAAACACCTCAATACTTAAAAAGTACCCGTACTCAGTACTCAGCCGGCAGCATAATGAAAAGTGGGACTAGACACGGTGTCCAtatggagaggaaaaatataCATAGAATATTTTTAACCCAATGTATTGATTGTATAAACGGAATCCTTCTGTAACTTTGGTAACTGCATACTTGTTGTTTGGTAATAAAACCAGAGGAGGGTATACTACTACTTTAGAATTGTGTAAcgttaaagaaaaaaaaaaaagtgtaaaaatcttatgtttaaaaagagaagacatTACGTAAATGGTGTGTACTTTAACGAGAGGAGGCAAAGCTGCATGCAACAGCTCAAAATTCTGTATTGACTTTTTTCTCCCAGTATTAGAGGTGCAATACTTGCTAGAAAAATTCACGGTGCTCTCCCTCCTCCGCTCGGCTCCTTCCAAACAGCTTGCTGGCTCACccaaaaaaagagcaagaaacaccccaaatcctttcTCAAGGTGGCATTTTCCTACTTCACCACCACGCTCCAAAGCAGTTTTAGCTGTGAATGCTTCAGCCAAAGCTTTTGGTGAAAGCTGTGGCCCTGTTTGCATTGGCACCTGCCGAAAAGTGAGTGTGTCCACAAAGCTGCACCCCAGGCCTTGGAGCCCCCGCTGTACTCTGTAAGTTCTCCCTCCAGAGAGTTGTTAAATTCAGTAGTGACCTGAATGTATGGCTTTATTTTGAGGGTTTTAGGGGCGATGTCAGCTGAACTGTGTTGTAGGTCTCGCGTGTGGTTTGTCTCCTTTTACGCTGTTAAATGTCAGGGACCTGCGGGCCCGCGCTGCCACAGGCTGAGGGTGCACCTTGGTGGACACACCGAGGGGAGGGAGTTGACCACTGAAACACCCCCCAAATTGCTCttcaataacaacaaaaaaaacccactttgaTTACAAACAACCTCCATTTCTCAGCCAAGTATTGCACTGATGATACCCGAATAATAACGCCAGGGCACCGACAGCAAAGAGGTGCCTCAAACCACACCAAGGTTGCTTTATATGTAAAGAAAATTTGAGCGAGCTGCCCTGAAGAAAGGCCTAGTGCCGAGatgagagagagacagagagatgTTTGGAGATGTTTAGCCAGTGCCCTTCTCCCCTGTGAGCCGCAGAGGCTCAGAGCGGTGCTGGCTTTGTAAAGGGAAAGGCCTTCATTTCTTCGTTTATCCCCCCAGCAGCGCTGGAGAGCGAGGTGGCTTCAATAAGCCTGGTGGTAAGTTTTTGAGCATTACAATGGatagtgttaaaaaaaaaaaaaaaaaaaaaaaaagaattgcagtcagtttttttttttttagcacgAAGTGTAATTTTTTATTCGTTTAAGTGGTTTAAAAATGACAATATGCAACCAGACTGTAATGGGTACTGCCGGCGATGCCCAGGGGTATGTGGACACAGTGGAAGAGTTGAGCAACCACTCCTGtaattttggggaaaagaaatggtTTGGATgtaataaatcttttttttttttaatatatatagatatattaaGTAACTTTTATTAATGAACTTAAAAACTGATTGGCTCGgtaaaaccttttaaaaaatcagcgTTAATAGTGGTTAACAGTTTGAAacctgctaaaaaaaaatcagtgtaataGTGGTTAACGGTTTGAAAGCTGctaaaaaaatcagtgtaataGTGGTTATTGgttggaaaaaaatgcttaaaaccAGTGTAATAGTGTTTTTTGGTTGGAAAAAGTGCTAAAAGAGCCACCTGATGGCCCAGTAAGGTGCAGTGCCGCTGCTTGTGCGGCGCAGGTCGTAGCTAGTGTTGTGTGTGTCGGTTCTCCAGCCCGCAGGGCCCGCACTAACACCCTTCCCTATGCTTCTCTCCCGCCTGGCAGGACACATGGAGGAAGGACCCGACCTGGATTTAGGTAATTCCCACCAAACCCCTTCCCAAGGTTGTGAATCAGACATTTGTGTCCTCGTTCCGGGGGCTGCGGCCAGCACGGTGTCACCCCACCGCCACTTCCAGCCTTTCTGGCTGTTCCCATCAATTCTTCATTCCCAAACAGCTGGAAAACCACCACACGTGGTTGGGAGATGCTCCCCCTTCTCTGCAGGAATTAGGGGGGTTGGGGGCTGCTCTGAAGCTCTTCCAGGGAGCCTGCAGCACCCCCAGAGCTTCATCCGTGGCTTGGCCCTTCCTGTCACGCAGGCGTGTCTGGAAGTTCTGCGTCAGCTTTCCAGCATCGGAAAAGGGGGGTGGATGTCCCTGTGTGGGAGCCCAGGGGCACGAAGGTCTTCCTCATCTCTCCTCTGGAATGTGTCCTGAAATAACCTGGGGGTTCTTCCCACGTGGGTGGGCGTGGGCTCTGTCTGGCCCTGGCACTCTGGAGGTGAAGGGGAGGACAGTCCCCTCCCTTGGGCCCGGGGTTTCCTGTCACTCCCAGAGAGCGAAGCTGCAGCCCTGGCGGGGATGAGGGGATGGAAACAACTCGGCCCTGGGGTatccctgcccttcctctgcctgcacTGACCCCGGGAATTGTCTCCTAGGCCCCCCTATGGACTCAGAGGAGGACTCGGACAGCACTGCAGTCTATGTGCAGGGACTCAATGATAATGTGACCCTGGAGGATCTGGCAGATTTCTTCAAACAGTGCGGTGTTGTCAAGGTGAGGGGACACCAGTGACCCCCCCActggcagagggaaaaggaTCACCCACCTCgtcctctttctcctcttcctccctgcccatTGCTCACATCCTTCTGGTCCCTCATGTCTGGCTCTGGGAGaggcctggcagtgctgtttAGGGCCTGTCCCttcatttttggggtgtctgggcagtTGCTGTCATCCGTGGTAGGCCTGGGGCCCCTTTCTTCTGTCCTGGAGTCCCTGGAATGAGCttctgctggaaagcagaacaGAGTAAATCCCCgctgggctgtggggacacagaACTGGGGTGACATTCCACTGTCCCTTAGATGAACAAGAGGACGGGGCAGCCCATGATAAACCTCTACATCGACAAGGAAACAGGCAAGCCCAAGGGCGATGCCACCGTGTCCTACGATGACCCGTCCACTGCCAAAACAGCCGTGGAGTGGTTTGATGGTGAGTGCTGCGGGACGTTTTGGGGTGGAACTTCAAAAATTCCAAGTGTGGGAAGCACCTGGGTGCAGGTGTGTGAAGCAGGGCCATGATTCACCGGTGCTCCTGCCATTGTGTccatcccagggaaggatttccaGGGCAGCAAgctgaaggtgtccctggcacGGAAGAAGGGCCCGATGAACAGCCTGAGGGGCGGGATGCCCCCCCGGGAGCAGCGGGGAATGCCCCCACCCCTCCGTGGAGGTACCGTGCAgccccccagagctgccttgCCGACATTCCCGTGGCTCCCAGCACTAACGGGGCTCCTTCCCGCAGGCCCAGGGGGACCCGGCGGCCCAGGGGGCCCCAGCGGGCCCAGCGGCCCCATGGGCCGGATGGGGGGAAGAGGTGGAGACAGGGGTGGCTTCTCCTCGAGAGGACCGCGGGGATCCCGGGGAAACCCATCCGGAGGGAGCGTCCAGCACCGCGCCGGAGACTGGCAGTGCCCCAACCCGTGAGTACCCCACACCCCTGTGCCACGGGGCCATCGGGCATCCCAGCAGCTGGCCCCGGCAGCGAGGCCTTTCCCAAAATCACTTGCTGGGCCTTCCCAGGAAGCAGCTTtcagctggcacagagggagggggggggtcaTTCCTGGGGGCTGCGGGTGAACCACAGCTCCTGTGGGCAGCCAGACCCCCACcccactgcaggagctgtgccccaGATCCTGCCCTCGTGTCCCCGTTCACGTGCTCTCCTGCTCGTGCTTCCCAATGTCACCCCAGCTGGAATGCTGTCCCACTCTGGGCTAACTGGAATTTGTACCCAGGGGCTGTGGAAACCAGAACTTTGCCTGGAGAACAGAGTGCAACCAGTGCAAGGCGCCCAAACCAGAGGGGTTCCTCCCaccccccttccctcctccaggTACGTTTGGGGGGTTCACAGCCCCACTTCCCAGCGGGACACCCCAGGCCTGGCCTCAGGCTCCTTGGGGAATGGCTgggccagctccaggagctgccaggcctTCATCCCTCCGTGAGCCATGACACGGAGACTGGGATTTCTCCTGTGCTTCCTGGATTCAGGGGGCTGTCAGCAGCAcctcagctccccagggcactgCTTCAACCTTAAGGAACCCCGAATCCCTTCGggcacccagcagctcccagcctttctcctgctgctcctgccagagctgggacCGTGGGGCGGGGAACACGGCAGCGGGATGTGCTCCTTGGGGTCACTGCCAGGGTCTCTCCTCCTGCACAGGCGGTGACCGCGGCCGAGGCGGCCCCGGGGGGATGCgaggcgggcgcggcgggggccTCATGGACCGAGGGGGGCCCGGCGGGATGTTCCGAGGCGGCCGCGGCGGAGACCGAGGGGGATTCCGAGGCGGCCGGGGCATGGACCGGGGCGGCTACGGAGGAGGCGGccggagaggaggaggaggaggcggcccCGGGGGACCCCCCGGACCCCTGATGGAGCAgatgggaggaggaggcagaggacGACGCGGAGGGCCGGGAAAGATGGACAAGTATGGATGGAGGGCGGGGCAGAGAGTGAtgggaggggacactggggagggggagaccctgatggggacaaggtggggggCAGCTGGGGTGGGACAGAGGGGTGGAGGGGCAAGGGGGTGAATGGTGGGGGGGTGGGTGGGATGGGTGGCAGGGTGTGTGGGTGGGGGGTTAACCCAGGGAGGGCTCCTGGACCCCACGACTGACCCCTGTCCCCCCGGCCCACAGGGGCGAACACCGCCAGGATCGCCGAGACCGGCCCTACTAACGCCGCCCCCCCAGAGCCGCATTTACtaccagatttattttttaaaccagaaaaaaaaatgttttaaatttataattCCATATTTATAATGTTGGCCACAACATTATGAGTCCTCCTTGTCTGTACTTTAGTATTTTTCACCGTTTGTGGAGAAACATTAAAACCAAGTTCAACGGTAGCGTGATGAATTCTTTCTTCCCCCCCTTCCCCGAAAATAAAACCGGTTGTTTAACGCGCCCccgccccccctccccgcctGTAACGCTGTGAACGGTTGTGAcggttgtttttttaaataaaattcccGCTGTTTGTAACCGCACCATTGCTGGCCTTTCTTGAGAGCACCCCTGGGAGCCGGGGGGGCGCGgcccccgggcccgggccggggtAGGATGGGATGCAGGGGAGGGACGGAGCCGCCCGGTGCATCCcgctgtgcctcagtttccccacagGGTGTGAATTCcggggaagggaggaggaggcagatcAATGGAAGCGGGGAGCCACACCcgggcgggggtggggggatgTCACCGAGTGTCGCTATGTGTCACCCCCGTGCCTCCCCCGTCTCCGTGCCGCCCCCCGGCCGTGCCCCCCGGCCGTGTTTGCCTGTGCTCCTCCCCCCGGCCGTGTCTGTGTCCCCCCTCTCCGGGCCAtgcccctgtgtcccccccccgcCGTGTCcgtgcccgtgtcccccccgcgcccgtccccgcccgccgccgccgccgcccccgtCCCGGCCCTTTCTGGGCCGCCTCCAACTTCCcggccggggcgcggcggcggcggcggcggctccgcggggctgcggcggccgAGCCTCGTTGGgcgccccccgggccccccccggccgccccccggGCCGCTGCCGGCGGCCGATggcggcgggggccgcggcggggcccCCCCGGCGCTGGGagccgcggcccggcccgccgcggggagcgggcccggcccggccgtaGCGGagcgcggagcggcggcggtgAGTGCGGCCGGGGGGGTCGGCGGGTGGCCCTgggccctgtgtcccccccccccgcaccgTGTCCCCGCAGGTGCGGAtcccctcccgccgcccccggtGGATCGCCCCGCAATAGGGACCCCACCGCCCAGAGGGACCCCCCAGGCCGAGACAGAGACACCCCCAGAGATGGACAGCCGCcccccaggggacagggggacccCCGATACGGACACTCCTGAGCACGGACACCCCCTTCCGAGGGTAGGGACCCCCCCGGCAgagacacccccccccccgaggGGAAGGGACCCTCCATCCCCGAGGGAAGGACACCCCGCGACAGGGACACCCCCTCCCCGGGGGAAAGGGTCACCCCCCAACAGGATCCCCCACTCGCGAGGGATGGGGACCACCCCCCAACAGAGTCCGCCCATCCCCGAGGGTAGCAGTGCCCCCCCCCAAGGTGAGGGGACCCTCCCCAGGGTGGGGGACACCCCgtcagcagcagggacaccccGGGGGCAGGATCCCCCTCCCagggtgtggggctgggctgggggtggcagtggAGGTCACGGGGGCCCCCGGGAGGGGGTGACCCCTCTGCTGAGCCATCGCTGGCTCCTGTACCCCCACCCCAGGTCAGGGACAGCCGGGGGGCCTCCCCCAGGTGCAGCCCCCACCCTATGGCTGAATGCTGGAGACCCCaatcccccaatccccccaCCCCATGCAGCCCCTCAGGGCTGACCCCCACCAGGGTAAAGGGGGgctccctgcccctggcactgccatccCTCGGGGTGTCACCTGCTCCCAGGGTGGGGACGCCGCGGTGAGGACAACACCATGACTGGGCAGCTTTTAGGGCGGGGTTGGGGTGGGATGTCCCCTCTCTGCCACAGCCCCACCGAGGGGTGGGCACAGGTGACAAGGGACTCTTTAACCTGGGGGGGCGGAGGGGTCACAGGATGAGGGGACACGGAGTGGGGGGCATGGAGGATGGGGACACACATGGCGGAGGGCCATGAGGTGAGGGGACATGGGCTGTGGGGGGGGACACGTGGGGtggagggacagggagtgggggtgctgcaggtcctggcagggatcAGGCAGGTCCCAGAGGGgtggtggtggcactgggtCACCACTCCTGCCCATAGGCAACGTGtggaggaaactgaggcacggaggAGTCACCGAGGTTGGtgggtggtttggggggggctttggggggttTCCTGCCCATAGCAGCCCCCCTTGTCCCCCCCGCAGGCAGCTTGCCATGGCCGACCCTAGCCACATCCAGTCGGCCGCCTCCAAGAGCATCCGCCCCTTCCGCTCCAGCGAGGAGTACCTGGAGGCCATGAAGGAGGATCTGGCCGAGTGGTTCAACACCCTCTACGACCTGGACATCCAGGTGGACACCTTCCTGGAGAGCCTGGAGACGGGATGTCACCTCTGCCGCCATGCCAACAACGTCAACCGCACCGCCCTGGACTTCCAGGAGCGGCACCCCGAGGCGGCCGCGCGCATGCGGGTGCCCCAGAACGAGGTGGTCTTCCAGGCCAAGAACGTGGTGCCCGGCTCCTTCATCGCCCGGGATAACGTCTCCAACTTCATCCAGTGGTGCCGGCAGGACCTGGGCATCCAGGACGTGCTCATGTTCGAGACCAACGACCTGGTGCTGAAAAAGAACGAGAAGAACTTTGTCCTCTGCCTGCTGGAGGTGGCCAGGAGGGGCTCCAAGTTTGGGATGCTGGCCCCCATGCTGATCCAAATGGAGGAGGAGATCGAGGAGGAGATGAGGGACCAAATGGCCGACGGCGCGCTGGGCTCGCGCCGGGAGAGCCGGGACCCCCAGGCGGGCGCCTACCCCAGCCGGGCCCGGCCCATCACCCTGTGCGACCTCAAGAACCTGGACGAGCTGGTGAGACACGCGCTCCCCTGGGAGCCCTGTGCCTGGGTGAGGGCCCCGCTGGCCACCCAGCGCGCTGGGCCGCGGCCAGGGCCTCGCTGGCCACCCAGCGGGCGCTCGGTGGTCTGTGGGAGGTCCTGCCCATCCACCCAACGGGGAGCTCCGTGGTTCATGGGAGATCCCCTCTGTCCACCCAACAGGGTGCCTTCTGTCTCCTGGGAGGTCCTGCCTGTCCACCCAGTGGTCACTCCGAGGTCACTAGGAGGTCCCACCTGTCTCTGTCCACCCACCGAGGTCCATGGGGGGGTCCCACCCATCTCTTTGGCCCCCAGGAGTCCTCTCTGTGTCTGTGGCCCCTGGGAGGTCCTGTCTGTGTCCCCCATGGGGTGCTCCATGATCCGTGGGAGCTCCCACCTGTCCACGCAGCAAGGCATTCTGTGGTCCCTGGCAGgtcccacctgtccctgtgACCCCCAGGAAGCCCTTCCTGGCCATCCAACAGGGCACTCTGTGGTCCAGGGGAGGTCCCACGTGTCCCTGTGACCCCTGGGAGGTCCTTCTGCCCACCCTATGGTCCATAGGATGTGCTCCACCCgcacatcccagctctccaTGGCTACGGGAGCTCCTCTCCACCCACCCAGGCTCGCGTGGAGCCTCCTGACTCCAGGGGGGGTTATTTCGGTGGCTGTGACCAGAATCACAGTGGGGACACAGGTGTCACCTGCGCCCTGCCACCTGCTCCCCGCGAGGGGGTGACTCGCAGTGGTCCCCACCCCAGgactcctcctcccctcctcggggctgctgtccccagggacgGACGTGGGGACATCCCGGCTGCTCGCAGCCACAATTTGGGGTGTCAGAAGGGGGTGCAGGGACCCCCCCGGGCCGGGAGCTCAGGACGGATTAAAGCCGGGTGCGGGATCCGTCCCGCGGTGAGGCAGCGGATTAATCCGggacgggggggacacgggggggacaggggggctctgccctcccctgACTCCCTAAgcctttttttaattgaaaccCCAATTCCCCATTAAGTCCCTCATTAAAGAGCATCCTGACCCCACCCCCTCCGCCCCGGGCCGCTTCAGGGGGGCCCCCCCGTGGCTGTtgcccccccaagcccccctgGCCGggcgctgccagccccggcTGCATTTTTCCGGGCTGCGTAATTCCTCGCCATCGGCTTTTATGGGCAGCGCCAGCGCCGGGGAGGAGCCTGGCAGAGCAAGATCCGGCCCCCCTcatccccaggtgcccccccagggtggcagcagggtcacgaccccccccccccacactgCAGCCCCCTCCCTACTCCCCACTCCgtgactcagtttccccagctGGGGCTATCCGTGTCACCCGGATGGGAACCGGAGCGACcacatccttccttcctctcacCGCTGTGatgggcacagctgcaggaagaccccccccaaaaatcgcGGGATTATTGAAGAAACCCCAAATTTCGGGGCGAGGCGGCGCCgtgtcccccccagccccgggccggggcagGATGCGGCCGCGTCCCCGCGTCCCCCCGTGGCTCCCGGTTTAATCCCTGACGTCAGCCCGGGAGATAGAGCCggcagctggcagccaggggaCCGCGGCACTGCCCggccaccccacagccctgggggtCCCCTGGCCGGCCCCCAAATCCTCCCGCTCCACTTCTCCCTGTGCCAGACCTTCAAGTTTAGGagggaggcaaaaaaaaaaacccgggATTTCCCCCATTTCTGTAGATGGATGTAGGTCCTGCCCCATGGTGGGGATTTAGGGGCGGATCCCCCGTGGTTCAGCATTAGTGGGGTGGGGGATGTTTTGTGCCCAcacccgggggtcccggggcggGTGGACCCCAAATGAAGAGAGTTGTGCCCGTTCTCAGCCTGCCGGCggtgcccagccatgggagGAGACCCCGGCCCCGCTGCACCCGAgcccacccagctgctccccGTGGAGGAGGAGAGCTGCCAGCATGGGGGGCACACAGAGCCCCTCCATGTGTGCCAGTCTGAGGGGCTGCCCCTATAATGGGTCCCACATTGACCCTACGGGGGGGGTTGTGACCCACTGGTCCTATAATGGAGGGTCCATGACTCACCAGCCCTATAACGGGGTTTTGTGCCTCACCGACCCTACAGCAGGGGTTTCTGTGCCCACCAGCCCTATAGTGGAGGGTCCATGCCCCACCAGCCCTATAACAGGGTTTATGCTCACTGACCCTGTAGTGGGGCATCTGTGCCCACCAGCCCTATAACTGGGGTCCCCACTGGCCCTATAGCAGGGGGTGTGCACCTACTGATCCTATAACAGGGGTCTGTGCCCCTCCGACCCTACGGGGGGTTCTATGCCCACCGGCCCTATAGTGGGGGGGGGTCTatgccctgctgtgccccagcagctctgtaaTGGGGGTCTATGCCCCACCGGCCCTATAGGCGAGTTCTGGACGCCACCGACCCTATAGCAGGGCGTCCACGCCCCGCTGACCGCTCCCCTCTGTGCCGGCAGGTGCGGGAgatcctgggctgctgctcctgcccctcgCAGTTCCCCATGGTCAAGGTCTCGGAGGGGAAGTACAAAGTGGGCGACTCCAACACGCTCATCTTCGTCCGAGTAAGAGCCGCCACCCCATTGTCCCCCCCCGACCCCACTGTCCCCCCATTACACCGGGACCCTCcaccctcctccttccctcgCTCCCAGGGAAGGTGGGTGGGGTCCAGAGCCGGATTTCCTGCCCGCGCCGGGGGCCTGGGGTGGCTTTGGTGGCCCTTTGGGAGCCGGCAGGGTGACAGCGCTGCCCGCAGGTGCTGCGGAGCCACGTCATGGTGCGCGTGGGCGGCGGCTGGGACACACTGGAACATTACCTGGACAAGCACGACCCGTGCCGCTGTGCTGCCCTCTGTGAGTGTCACCCACAGCCAGTGCCCCCCGCCTCGGCACGCTCCTGGCTCAGGGCTTCCTGTGGGCTTCCATTCCCTGCCTCTCCAAGGGTTCTGTCCCTGGATTCTCCCTGGGCCCCCCTTCCCTGGTtctctgtggggttttgttccCTGATTTTCTCTGAGGTTCCATTCCCTGGTTCTCCATAGGGTTCCAGTCCCTGGTTCTCTATGGGGTTTTGTTCCCTGATTTTCTCTGAGGTTCTGTTCCCTGGTTCTCCATGGGTTCTGTTCCCAGATTCTCCCTGGGGCTGCATTCCCTGGTTCTCCATAGGTTCCGTTCCTGGATTCTCCCTGGGGCCCCTTTCCCTGGTTCTCCATGGGGCTTTGTTCCCTATCTGCTGTGGGGTTCCATTCCCTGGCTCTCCTTGGAACACTGTTGCTGATTTTCCATGGGGCTCCATTCCCTGATTTTCTGTGGGGTTCTGTTCCCTGTTTCCCCATAGGTTCCATTCCCTGGTTCCCCATGGGGCTCCATCCGCTGTCTCTCCGTAGGGTTTCAGTTCCTGATTTTCCGTGGGGctcccttccctggggctgggctcctCAGGGCAC
It contains:
- the EWSR1 gene encoding RNA-binding protein EWS isoform X3, which gives rise to MRGAGRGRAGSAEEEGEKMASTDYSTYSQAAAQQGYSAYAPQPAQGYAQTTQTYGQQSYGTYGQPTDVSYTQPQTTATYGQTAYATSYGQPPTGYSAPTAPPAYSQPVQGYGSAAYDTNTATVTSSQSSYAAPAAYGTQPAYPAYGQQPAPAAPARPQDGSKPAETSQPQSSTTGYSQPSLGYGQSNYSYPQVPASYPMQPVTAPPSYPPTSYSSTQPSSYDQSTYSQQSSYGQQSSYGQQTSYGQQSSYGQQPPPTSYPPPTGSYSQAPSQYSQQSSSYGQQSSFRQDHPSSMNMYGQESGGFSGPGESRNLSGPDSRGRGRGGYERGGMSRGGRGGGRGGMGSAGERGGFNKPGGHMEEGPDLDLGPPMDSEEDSDSTAVYVQGLNDNVTLEDLADFFKQCGVVKMNKRTGQPMINLYIDKETGKPKGDATVSYDDPSTAKTAVEWFDGKDFQGSKLKVSLARKKGPMNSLRGGMPPREQRGMPPPLRGGPGGPGGPGGPSGPSGPMGRMGGRGGDRGGFSSRGPRGSRGNPSGGSVQHRAGDWQCPNPGCGNQNFAWRTECNQCKAPKPEGFLPPPFPPPGGDRGRGGPGGMRGGRGGGLMDRGGPGGMFRGGRGGDRGGFRGGRGMDRGGYGGGGRRGGGGGGPGGPPGPLMEQMGGGGRGRRGGPGKMDKGEHRQDRRDRPY
- the EWSR1 gene encoding RNA-binding protein EWS isoform X4, encoding MRGAGRGRAGSAEEEGEKMASTDYSTYSQAAAQQGYSAYAPQPAQGYAQTTQTYGQQSYGTYGQPTDVSYTQPQTTATYGQTAYATSYGQPPTGYSAPTAPPAYSQPVQGYGSAAYDTNTATVTSSQSSYAAPAAYGTQPAYPAYGQQPAPAAPARPQDGSKPAETSQPQSSTTGYSQPSLGYGQSNYSYPQVPASYPMQPVTAPPSYPPTSYSSTQPSSYDQSTYSQQSSYGQQSSYGQQTSYGQQSSYGQQPPPTSYPPPTGSYSQAPSQYSQQSSSYGQQSSFRQDHPSSMNMYGQESGGFSGPGESRNLSGPDSRGRGRGGYERGGMSRGGRGGGRGGMGAGERGGFNKPGGHMEEGPDLDLGPPMDSEEDSDSTAVYVQGLNDNVTLEDLADFFKQCGVVKMNKRTGQPMINLYIDKETGKPKGDATVSYDDPSTAKTAVEWFDGKDFQGSKLKVSLARKKGPMNSLRGGMPPREQRGMPPPLRGGPGGPGGPGGPSGPSGPMGRMGGRGGDRGGFSSRGPRGSRGNPSGGSVQHRAGDWQCPNPGCGNQNFAWRTECNQCKAPKPEGFLPPPFPPPGGDRGRGGPGGMRGGRGGGLMDRGGPGGMFRGGRGGDRGGFRGGRGMDRGGYGGGGRRGGGGGGPGGPPGPLMEQMGGGGRGRRGGPGKMDKGEHRQDRRDRPY